The Burkholderia pyrrocinia genome includes a region encoding these proteins:
- the arsN2 gene encoding arsenic resistance N-acetyltransferase ArsN2, translating to MNTHLIRRAHSADYSIIRTLLESEDLPNEDVTIEGIPHFYVASLVDGSLMGCVAIEQYGTDALLRSLAVADGARRNGLGRTLVAAAEQAAIAHGVRRLFLLTTTAANYFASIGYHKFERAVAPSRIQSTSQFASLCPASATCMAKTL from the coding sequence GTGAATACACATCTTATTCGTCGAGCACACTCCGCCGACTATTCCATCATACGCACACTGCTTGAAAGCGAAGATTTGCCAAACGAGGATGTAACAATCGAGGGAATCCCTCATTTCTATGTTGCATCTCTTGTGGATGGGAGCCTCATGGGATGTGTCGCGATTGAGCAATACGGGACAGATGCGCTGCTGCGATCACTAGCCGTCGCAGACGGTGCTCGACGGAACGGGCTGGGTCGCACACTTGTGGCAGCGGCGGAGCAGGCTGCAATCGCTCACGGCGTGCGTCGTCTGTTCTTGCTGACGACGACCGCAGCCAACTATTTCGCGAGCATTGGATATCACAAGTTCGAGAGGGCGGTAGCGCCGAGCCGGATTCAATCCACTTCGCAATTTGCGTCTCTCTGTCCCGCGTCGGCCACATGCATGGCGAAGACGCTATAA
- a CDS encoding DcrB-related protein encodes MHYAIHEGTFELPDAALDRTVNILVMNAGPGGLNLVIARGRLRDGENLDAFVAREWEVASRDAKMLTEKARRPVTVAERAGIQIDSTHERDGRLWHQMQTMFPADDTGRVLVMTLTSAAPLTGEQQAIADRMLASFQPRAVRPTLLGPGDAS; translated from the coding sequence ATGCACTACGCAATCCACGAAGGCACCTTCGAGCTGCCGGACGCGGCGCTCGACCGCACCGTCAACATCCTCGTGATGAACGCCGGCCCCGGCGGCCTCAACCTCGTGATCGCCCGTGGGCGGCTGCGCGACGGGGAGAATCTCGACGCGTTTGTCGCGCGAGAATGGGAAGTGGCGTCGCGCGATGCCAAGATGCTCACCGAGAAGGCGCGCCGGCCGGTCACGGTGGCCGAGCGCGCGGGCATCCAGATCGATTCCACGCACGAACGGGACGGCCGGCTCTGGCATCAGATGCAAACGATGTTTCCGGCGGACGACACCGGCCGCGTGCTCGTGATGACGCTGACCAGTGCGGCACCGCTGACCGGCGAACAGCAGGCGATCGCCGACCGCATGCTCGCCAGTTTTCAGCCGCGCGCGGTTCGACCGACCCTGCTCGGGCCCGGTGACGCGTCGTGA
- a CDS encoding RHS repeat-associated core domain-containing protein encodes MSAEHFAAARFEDPIQHTSFWGELAATAGSVIGGAIIGGLVAEAMEGLVFVGLAALEIGTAGLATPLVIAIGVGVAVGSGALMEASGMNDAIDDGAKALADSIAPPEIKGKIASGSGNVYVNDKAAARAARPGDLDTVACTDHSGPQMIADGSGSVYINDHPAARVGDKTTCDGTIAEGSDNVFIGGGTQRVRDVKSATRLGWLGAALGIALAVCGRGKMSWGQFLKSKVPCIAMNFAASAFGTWLGSLARPSAGHPVNVITGGKILDGTDDTDFALPGPLPIVWRRFYSSHDDRADSLFGPGWSVPISVELRLAREHGEVTSITYWDEQGRDIVFPAVPPGESHFSVPEGIYLICTAGGHYVVETVDGLYRDFGRARSDADSEGLKLWRLEDRNGNWIEVEQEASGDVMRPARLHDSAGRLLTLAYDGSHPRRIATIELTRGVDGEQPDMLVRYAYSDAGELVAVTDRSGHTGRRFAYERGLMVQHTLRGGLQCFYAWQGVGRDARVVRHWTDDGEAYTFNADLAQRTVTITDQTGRVTHWTWNEDQQPTSHTDAEGHVWQLQWNAMRQLVSTTDPAGHTTRFEYDERGRQTQRIDALGQVERTEWNGHYDLPVAETDPANARWIYRYDDRGNLTMARDPAGFATEYHRDERGLVHTIRDARGGYKFLEWNDRAQLISYTDCSGKVTRFAYDARGALARVTDAAGQATVYEADAMGRVTGIGTADGARQTFRYDAAGRLVEVVDANQRSTRYELNPRGLLLSRTDAADRVVRFGYDDAFRLASLTNENRETYRFRYDRRDLLSEEVGLEGNVRSYEYDARGLGVALREGKRQTTYERDALGRLTAKASGRERCEYLYDKASRITSGELHTLTARGPSLKNRVNLKYDARGEVLEEYTPTGWLAHTYDELGNRVSTTISGERTIDWLHYGSGHVHQIRVDGAAIADIERDDLHREVLRTQGSLTSQFGYDAVGRRARVAAHRGSAAEALLAKQWQYDAAGDVIQKRDQRYGTTSYRYDSTGRIEQATGPGLPSEVFRWDAAANLVSSDHPGGYVEHNRLKMFEDKRFEYDAYGRLVRKLSGHGPAKELNLEYDDWHQLKSVVTKDRLGVSTTNFEYDAFGRRIRKLNGGYASTDFLWDGMRLVQETYHDRQGEEALTYLYESNSYVPLARIDQGAVAANDANARDAVYYFHNDVSGMPEELTDADGELIWQARYKVWGNAVQEEWIARAPQRSMPAWGQVQEATPTSVHVPRPQNLRFQGQYLDRETGLHYNTFRFYDPDIGRFINPDPIRLLGGTNLYQYAPNPISWIDPWGLELEPIEFPSDVLHPGTVKADNPTGIYSYKATGSYMLDKQALYDAAGLNERPSAKWMNHHIDYDAETNTMRGQLVDPNYHSHPHIGGADDFKQVTGQKYGTQGAIDEATKRNNALTKEGNRGC; translated from the coding sequence GTGAGCGCGGAACACTTCGCGGCCGCGCGCTTCGAAGACCCGATCCAGCACACGTCGTTCTGGGGTGAGCTCGCCGCCACGGCCGGTTCGGTGATCGGCGGCGCCATCATCGGCGGATTGGTGGCGGAGGCGATGGAGGGGCTGGTGTTCGTCGGCCTGGCCGCGCTCGAAATCGGCACCGCCGGCCTGGCGACGCCGCTCGTGATCGCGATCGGCGTCGGCGTGGCGGTCGGCTCGGGCGCGCTGATGGAAGCGAGCGGCATGAACGACGCCATCGACGACGGCGCCAAGGCGCTGGCCGACTCGATCGCGCCGCCCGAGATCAAAGGCAAGATCGCGAGCGGCTCGGGGAACGTTTACGTCAACGACAAGGCGGCTGCGCGCGCGGCGCGGCCGGGCGACCTCGACACCGTCGCCTGCACGGATCACTCCGGCCCGCAGATGATCGCCGACGGTTCGGGGAGCGTTTACATCAACGATCATCCCGCAGCGCGCGTCGGCGACAAGACGACTTGCGACGGCACGATTGCCGAAGGCTCGGACAACGTGTTCATCGGCGGCGGCACGCAGCGGGTGCGGGACGTCAAGTCGGCCACGCGTCTCGGGTGGTTGGGCGCGGCGCTCGGCATTGCGCTGGCGGTCTGTGGCCGCGGCAAGATGAGCTGGGGGCAGTTTCTGAAGAGCAAGGTGCCGTGTATCGCGATGAATTTCGCGGCCAGTGCCTTCGGTACCTGGCTGGGCAGTCTGGCGAGGCCGTCAGCCGGCCACCCGGTCAACGTCATTACCGGCGGCAAGATTCTCGATGGCACGGACGACACCGACTTCGCATTGCCCGGGCCGCTGCCGATCGTGTGGCGGCGTTTCTACAGCAGCCACGACGACCGTGCCGACAGCCTGTTCGGGCCGGGCTGGAGCGTGCCGATCAGTGTCGAATTGCGGCTCGCGCGCGAACATGGCGAAGTCACGTCGATCACGTATTGGGACGAACAGGGCCGCGATATCGTATTCCCGGCCGTGCCGCCGGGCGAGAGCCATTTCAGCGTTCCCGAAGGCATTTACCTGATCTGCACCGCCGGCGGCCACTACGTGGTCGAAACGGTCGACGGGCTGTATCGCGATTTCGGCCGTGCCCGCAGCGATGCGGACAGCGAGGGGCTCAAGCTGTGGCGCCTCGAGGATCGCAACGGCAACTGGATCGAGGTGGAGCAGGAAGCCTCCGGTGACGTGATGCGGCCCGCCAGGCTGCATGACAGCGCGGGCCGCCTGCTGACGCTGGCCTACGATGGATCGCACCCTCGACGCATTGCCACGATCGAGCTGACCCGTGGTGTGGACGGTGAGCAACCCGACATGCTGGTGCGTTATGCGTACAGCGATGCGGGCGAACTGGTGGCCGTGACCGATCGCAGCGGCCACACCGGGCGACGCTTCGCATACGAGCGTGGACTGATGGTCCAGCATACGTTGCGCGGCGGCCTGCAATGCTTTTACGCGTGGCAGGGTGTCGGCCGCGACGCGCGTGTCGTGCGCCACTGGACCGACGACGGCGAAGCGTACACGTTCAACGCGGATCTCGCGCAGCGTACGGTGACGATTACCGACCAGACCGGCCGCGTTACGCACTGGACGTGGAACGAGGATCAGCAGCCGACGAGCCATACGGATGCCGAAGGCCACGTGTGGCAGTTGCAGTGGAACGCGATGCGGCAGTTGGTCAGTACGACCGATCCGGCCGGGCATACGACCCGCTTCGAATACGACGAGCGGGGGCGGCAGACCCAGCGTATCGATGCGCTGGGCCAGGTTGAACGCACCGAGTGGAACGGGCACTACGATCTGCCTGTCGCCGAAACCGATCCGGCCAATGCGCGCTGGATCTACCGCTACGACGATCGCGGCAACCTGACGATGGCGCGCGATCCGGCAGGCTTCGCGACCGAGTATCACCGGGATGAGCGCGGGCTGGTGCATACGATCCGCGATGCGCGTGGCGGGTACAAGTTCCTCGAATGGAATGACCGTGCGCAGTTGATTTCGTACACCGATTGCTCCGGCAAGGTCACGCGGTTTGCGTATGACGCACGTGGCGCGCTCGCGCGTGTGACCGATGCGGCCGGGCAGGCTACCGTGTATGAAGCGGATGCGATGGGGCGGGTCACGGGGATCGGGACGGCCGACGGTGCCCGGCAGACGTTTCGTTACGATGCGGCCGGGCGGCTTGTTGAGGTGGTCGATGCGAATCAGCGCAGCACGCGCTATGAGTTGAATCCTCGTGGATTGTTGCTGTCGCGTACTGACGCGGCTGATCGTGTTGTGCGGTTCGGGTACGACGATGCGTTCCGGCTGGCGAGTCTGACCAACGAGAATCGGGAGACCTATCGCTTTCGCTATGACCGACGTGACCTGTTGAGCGAGGAGGTTGGGCTGGAGGGTAACGTCCGCTCGTATGAGTACGATGCTCGTGGACTGGGCGTCGCGCTTAGAGAGGGGAAACGCCAAACCACCTACGAGCGCGACGCGCTCGGGCGGTTGACGGCCAAGGCATCCGGGCGCGAGCGTTGCGAATACCTGTACGACAAGGCAAGCCGGATCACGTCCGGTGAGTTGCATACGCTCACGGCGCGCGGCCCGTCGCTGAAAAATCGCGTCAACCTGAAATACGACGCGCGCGGCGAAGTGCTCGAGGAGTACACGCCAACGGGCTGGCTCGCGCACACGTACGACGAACTCGGCAACCGGGTCAGCACCACGATCTCGGGTGAGCGCACGATCGACTGGCTGCATTACGGCTCCGGGCATGTGCACCAGATCCGTGTCGATGGCGCGGCGATCGCCGACATCGAACGAGACGACCTGCATCGAGAAGTGCTGCGCACACAGGGCAGCCTGACCAGCCAGTTCGGATACGACGCGGTTGGACGCCGTGCGCGAGTTGCCGCGCATCGCGGCTCGGCAGCGGAGGCGCTGCTCGCCAAGCAGTGGCAGTACGATGCGGCCGGCGATGTGATCCAGAAGCGCGACCAGCGCTACGGCACGACCAGCTATCGCTACGATTCGACCGGGCGCATCGAGCAGGCGACGGGACCGGGGTTGCCGTCCGAGGTATTCCGTTGGGACGCGGCGGCGAACCTTGTGTCTAGCGATCATCCGGGCGGCTATGTCGAGCACAACCGGCTCAAGATGTTCGAGGACAAGCGCTTCGAGTACGACGCGTATGGGCGGCTTGTTCGCAAGCTGAGCGGACATGGGCCTGCCAAAGAGCTGAACCTCGAATACGATGACTGGCATCAGTTGAAGTCTGTCGTGACGAAGGATCGTCTTGGGGTGTCGACTACTAATTTCGAATACGACGCGTTTGGCCGGCGGATTCGGAAGCTCAATGGCGGATATGCGAGCACGGATTTCTTGTGGGATGGCATGCGGCTGGTGCAGGAGACGTATCACGACCGTCAGGGCGAGGAAGCACTGACGTACTTGTACGAGTCCAACAGCTATGTGCCGCTTGCGCGGATCGACCAAGGCGCGGTGGCGGCGAATGACGCCAATGCAAGGGACGCGGTCTACTACTTCCACAACGACGTGTCGGGGATGCCGGAAGAACTGACCGACGCCGACGGGGAATTGATCTGGCAGGCCCGCTATAAGGTCTGGGGTAACGCGGTGCAGGAGGAGTGGATCGCGCGGGCGCCGCAGCGGTCGATGCCGGCATGGGGCCAGGTGCAGGAAGCGACGCCGACGTCTGTCCATGTACCAAGACCACAGAACCTGCGTTTCCAGGGGCAGTATCTGGATCGTGAGACGGGGCTGCACTACAACACGTTTCGGTTCTACGATCCGGATATTGGGCGGTTCATCAATCCGGATCCGATCAGATTATTGGGGGGGACGAATCTCTATCAATATGCGCCTAATCCGATTAGCTGGATCGATCCTTGGGGCTTAGAGCTGGAGCCGATTGAGTTCCCGTCGGATGTTTTACATCCGGGGACAGTAAAGGCTGATAACCCGACGGGGATATATTCGTATAAAGCGACGGGGAGTTACATGTTGGACAAGCAGGCGTTATATGACGCGGCTGGACTTAATGAGCGACCCTCGGCCAAATGGATGAATCATCATATAGATTACGATGCGGAAACAAATACGATGAGGGGGCAGTTGGTTGATCCTAACTACCACTCTCACCCACATATCGGAGGCGCGGATGATTTTAAACAAGTGACCGGCCAGAAATACGGAACACAAGGCGCGATCGATGAGGCGACTAAGAGAAACAATGCGCTAACCAAAGAAGGGAATCGAGGGTGTTGA
- the tssF gene encoding type VI secretion system baseplate subunit TssF — translation MAIEPKDLLPHFERELALLRRSMQTFAQRFPKIAARLAITGEHSEDPHVERLLQSFALMSSSHDIRLEDDVPAFTHSFLETLHGAFLRPFPSCAIAQFHGDRTGKPTGPRVIASGEQLIAPAGREVFRMTDEVTIVPLTVSAVRYATSAIAPRDAVLPAETTGLLTVTFDLTAPEATFAIVPDRLRLHFTGAREIVAALTDALLVLAVRGFAEVDDSGRWKRLPDMAFSAVGLEPGDALLDMPPNEALVPFHLLMAYCAVPERFDFVDLDMRLLKRCAGGSRRVALHLAIAGVHPDSHRAQRLAAATAEHVRLFCTPAINLFPDDAEPIETQAGRSSYPVKPLAQKNATQVSIWSIDTVRQTSGAGASILTPFRSLQHGMGTLPGLYWTVLRDDARRAPKTPVDTPAGQVPAPDETADLLHGVELELIDRDGRPADPGQRKLAIRLSCTQGDLSGMRERELALCTGDPAGTITLLNRPTRSRPPAFRHGELWNLLSLLVPQTIRLDNGGAIQLRQLCTRWAECSVDAGRRFDALVSLSSARVRRWMPGKPASAFVQGLEVRLVVDEQRFAAFSLGGLAHVMDRFFAPYVPVTSFVQIVLFSAHTGASLYRGQPRPGAQPLV, via the coding sequence ATGGCCATCGAACCCAAGGATCTGCTTCCGCACTTCGAACGCGAGCTGGCGCTGCTGCGCCGTTCGATGCAGACGTTTGCGCAGCGTTTTCCTAAAATCGCCGCTCGCCTGGCGATCACCGGCGAGCATTCGGAAGACCCGCACGTCGAACGTTTGTTGCAGTCGTTCGCATTGATGTCGTCGTCTCACGACATCCGCCTCGAGGATGATGTGCCCGCTTTTACGCACAGCTTTCTCGAGACGCTGCACGGCGCGTTCCTGCGCCCGTTTCCTTCCTGCGCGATTGCGCAATTTCATGGCGACCGGACCGGCAAACCGACCGGGCCTCGTGTCATCGCCAGCGGCGAGCAACTGATCGCACCGGCCGGTCGGGAAGTATTTCGGATGACGGATGAAGTCACGATTGTGCCGCTGACCGTCTCGGCGGTGCGTTACGCGACGTCGGCGATCGCACCGCGCGACGCGGTGTTACCCGCCGAAACGACCGGGCTGCTGACCGTCACGTTTGACCTGACCGCGCCGGAAGCCACGTTCGCGATCGTGCCGGACAGGCTGCGTCTGCACTTCACCGGCGCGCGCGAGATCGTCGCGGCACTTACGGACGCCCTATTGGTTCTTGCCGTACGCGGTTTCGCCGAGGTAGACGATTCCGGACGCTGGAAGCGTCTTCCGGACATGGCATTCTCGGCCGTCGGCCTCGAGCCGGGCGACGCGCTGCTCGATATGCCGCCGAACGAGGCCCTTGTGCCGTTTCACCTGCTGATGGCGTACTGCGCCGTTCCGGAACGCTTCGACTTTGTCGACCTCGACATGCGGCTCCTCAAGCGGTGCGCCGGCGGCAGTCGTCGCGTCGCGCTGCACCTGGCGATTGCGGGGGTGCATCCGGACTCTCATCGTGCCCAACGTCTGGCCGCCGCGACAGCCGAACATGTACGGTTGTTTTGTACGCCCGCGATCAACCTTTTCCCGGACGACGCCGAGCCGATCGAGACGCAAGCCGGTCGCTCGTCTTACCCGGTGAAGCCGCTTGCGCAGAAGAACGCGACGCAGGTGAGCATCTGGTCGATCGACACCGTTCGTCAGACTTCCGGCGCGGGGGCGTCGATCCTGACGCCGTTCCGGTCGCTGCAGCATGGCATGGGCACCCTTCCGGGGCTGTACTGGACGGTGTTGCGCGATGACGCCCGACGGGCACCGAAGACACCCGTCGATACGCCGGCCGGACAGGTGCCGGCCCCGGACGAGACCGCAGACCTGCTTCACGGCGTTGAACTGGAACTGATCGACCGCGACGGCCGGCCTGCCGATCCCGGGCAGCGCAAACTGGCGATCCGGCTTTCCTGCACGCAGGGCGATCTGTCCGGGATGCGGGAACGCGAGCTGGCCTTGTGCACCGGTGATCCGGCGGGAACGATCACGCTGTTGAACCGGCCCACCCGGAGCCGGCCGCCGGCCTTCCGCCACGGCGAGCTGTGGAATCTGCTGTCGCTGCTCGTGCCGCAGACGATTCGGCTGGACAACGGCGGTGCGATCCAGCTGAGGCAGCTTTGCACACGCTGGGCGGAATGCTCGGTCGACGCCGGGCGGCGTTTCGATGCGCTCGTCTCGTTGTCGAGCGCACGGGTTCGGCGCTGGATGCCCGGTAAGCCGGCGTCGGCGTTCGTGCAGGGGCTCGAAGTGCGACTGGTGGTGGATGAACAGCGGTTCGCCGCGTTCAGTCTGGGCGGACTCGCGCACGTGATGGATCGGTTCTTCGCACCGTATGTTCCTGTCACGAGCTTCGTGCAGATTGTGCTGTTTTCAGCGCATACCGGCGCGTCGCTTTACCGCGGGCAACCGCGTCCGGGCGCCCAGCCGCTGGTCTAG
- a CDS encoding type VI secretion system Vgr family protein → MSFAPNGGIPNGLGGGALGSLSALGGLAGPVASSVAGSLGPLAGLAGHVDTVQRAMQLAQTGFSLMDKTPGAVAEAINGAANPARLTQLNRYVTLDTPLGPDVLLVSAAVVDEYVNRLPEIHLDLLSHRHDLRPDDLIGQQVKIRFDQQARLSTLERVVASGTGDNDRYFDGYVASFDRAGNPGNVTQYHLTAVPWFWFLTRSTDCRIFQNKTAQDILTEIFQEHGFSDFVFDIRTSQKPLEYVVMYQESYYNFCARLMEQEGLVWTHRYEKDKHMLVIGDTNLLFRPIDGLATVPFAATEASEDSGIDQLHEGRRFGVGKVTFRDFNHQNPSSPLMLVEAGPQNLKHARLDATERFEHQSLYDDGDDGNRYARFAMEAEEVQAHRYTGGGYAWRMTTAGAVAVANHPVLANNQEYVILHVRHEAVNDYTQHSAKLPYRNSFALLPKKIPYRAPRGTPKPVIHGTQSAIVVGPKGEEIYTNGSAVKVHFPWDRRGKNDGSDSMWVRVSQPWAGDGWGAAAIPRIKQEVLVAFNQGDPDNPVIVGRVFNGEQGNPYHGAAGQTMGIKSQTHKGQGSNEIRMTDTNGMQEFFMHAQKDMNTVVENSETHKVLGPMRTVLVATGSEEKQIPQGNLTETIAEKRSTTATTVEVTTPAKDGGGGTQAHVAERGILLKVQDSSISLAPEGIRLEHKGSVILMTDDGVMVNGQRIDLNK, encoded by the coding sequence ATGAGTTTCGCTCCGAACGGGGGTATTCCCAATGGTTTGGGCGGCGGTGCGCTCGGCTCCTTGAGCGCGCTCGGCGGCCTGGCAGGCCCGGTCGCATCGAGTGTTGCCGGAAGCCTCGGGCCGCTCGCGGGCCTGGCCGGGCACGTCGATACCGTCCAGCGCGCGATGCAGCTCGCGCAGACCGGCTTCTCGCTGATGGACAAGACGCCCGGCGCGGTTGCCGAAGCGATCAACGGCGCCGCCAACCCCGCGCGCCTGACCCAGCTCAATCGCTACGTGACGCTCGACACGCCGCTCGGCCCGGACGTGCTGCTGGTGAGTGCCGCTGTCGTCGACGAGTACGTGAACCGGCTGCCGGAAATCCACCTCGACCTGCTGTCGCATCGCCACGATCTCCGCCCCGACGATCTGATCGGCCAGCAGGTCAAGATCCGGTTCGATCAGCAGGCGCGCTTGTCGACGCTCGAACGCGTCGTGGCATCGGGCACCGGCGACAACGACCGTTACTTCGACGGTTACGTCGCGTCGTTCGACCGCGCCGGCAATCCCGGGAATGTCACGCAGTACCACCTGACGGCGGTGCCGTGGTTCTGGTTCCTGACGCGCTCGACGGACTGCCGGATTTTCCAGAACAAGACCGCGCAGGACATCCTCACCGAGATTTTCCAGGAGCACGGCTTTTCCGATTTCGTGTTCGATATCCGGACGAGTCAGAAGCCGCTCGAGTACGTCGTGATGTACCAGGAGAGCTACTACAACTTCTGCGCACGATTGATGGAGCAGGAGGGGCTGGTCTGGACGCACCGCTACGAGAAGGACAAGCACATGCTTGTGATCGGCGACACGAATTTGCTGTTCCGTCCGATCGACGGGCTGGCAACCGTGCCGTTCGCCGCCACCGAGGCGAGCGAGGACAGCGGCATCGACCAGTTGCACGAAGGCCGGCGCTTCGGTGTCGGCAAGGTCACGTTTCGCGACTTCAATCACCAGAATCCATCGTCGCCGCTGATGCTGGTGGAGGCTGGGCCGCAGAACCTCAAGCACGCGCGGCTCGACGCGACCGAGCGGTTCGAGCACCAGTCGCTGTACGACGACGGCGACGACGGCAACCGCTACGCCCGTTTTGCGATGGAGGCCGAGGAGGTGCAGGCCCATCGCTATACCGGCGGCGGCTACGCGTGGCGCATGACCACCGCTGGCGCCGTCGCCGTGGCGAATCACCCGGTCCTCGCGAACAATCAGGAATACGTGATCCTGCACGTGCGTCACGAGGCGGTGAACGACTACACGCAGCACAGCGCAAAGCTGCCGTACCGCAACAGCTTCGCGTTGCTGCCGAAGAAGATTCCGTACCGCGCGCCGCGCGGCACGCCGAAGCCGGTGATTCATGGCACGCAATCGGCGATCGTGGTGGGCCCCAAGGGCGAGGAAATCTACACCAACGGGAGCGCCGTGAAGGTGCACTTCCCGTGGGACCGGCGCGGCAAGAACGACGGATCCGACTCGATGTGGGTGCGCGTGTCGCAACCGTGGGCGGGCGACGGCTGGGGGGCGGCCGCGATTCCGCGAATCAAGCAGGAGGTGCTCGTCGCGTTCAATCAGGGCGATCCGGACAACCCCGTGATCGTGGGCCGCGTGTTCAACGGCGAGCAAGGCAACCCGTACCACGGTGCTGCCGGCCAGACGATGGGGATCAAGAGCCAGACGCACAAGGGGCAGGGCTCGAACGAGATCCGCATGACCGACACGAACGGCATGCAGGAATTCTTCATGCACGCCCAGAAGGACATGAACACCGTGGTCGAGAACAGCGAGACGCACAAGGTGCTGGGGCCGATGCGTACCGTCCTGGTGGCGACGGGTAGCGAAGAAAAGCAGATTCCGCAGGGCAACCTGACCGAGACGATCGCCGAGAAGCGCAGTACGACCGCGACCACGGTCGAGGTGACGACGCCGGCCAAGGATGGGGGCGGCGGCACGCAGGCCCACGTGGCCGAGCGCGGCATCCTGCTGAAGGTGCAGGACAGCTCGATCTCGCTCGCGCCCGAAGGCATTCGCCTCGAGCACAAGGGCTCCGTGATCCTGATGACCGACGACGGCGTGATGGTCAACGGCCAGCGCATCGATCTCAACAAATAA
- a CDS encoding SMI1/KNR4 family protein: MLAENLFQGEGFDFCDQGPAISAEIVNEVLSGADFNGMDDFVEFYVKSNGGYFNGGAYFYRDKFFTLTRGDYDSMEIESFYYIGERYFDEDEVNLRSAEKVRKLRGKFSEKRDIFCRKHFPFAGDAGDNDFWIDMETGEIKYVLWESEENVDDIIDIAPAFSDFVNNIVPRRRNV, encoded by the coding sequence ATGTTAGCTGAAAATTTATTTCAGGGTGAGGGGTTTGATTTTTGTGATCAAGGGCCCGCCATATCAGCAGAGATAGTGAATGAGGTGCTATCCGGTGCCGATTTTAATGGTATGGATGATTTTGTAGAATTTTATGTAAAAAGCAATGGTGGATATTTTAACGGCGGTGCATATTTCTATCGGGACAAATTTTTTACTCTGACCCGTGGCGATTATGATTCTATGGAAATTGAGAGTTTTTACTATATTGGCGAAAGGTACTTCGATGAGGATGAGGTTAATCTTCGTTCAGCGGAAAAAGTTCGCAAGCTGAGGGGTAAGTTTTCCGAGAAGCGAGATATTTTTTGTCGGAAGCATTTTCCGTTCGCCGGAGATGCGGGGGATAATGACTTCTGGATCGATATGGAAACGGGTGAAATAAAATATGTTTTATGGGAATCGGAAGAAAATGTTGATGACATCATTGATATAGCACCGGCGTTTTCTGATTTTGTTAATAACATCGTGCCGCGTCGACGCAATGTGTGA